A genome region from Microbacterium sp. CGR2 includes the following:
- a CDS encoding sensor histidine kinase produces MSRTRSRSDSIREDEELRLPRAPGVLRRFWARHPVVVDVLITAICLLLSLGAAARIDPQVPEPWALVFAVLAPVTVTVACATLLWRRRAPLVGFIAAFSLELLFLLGMAPGGSPLVIVSCYALAVYGSSRTAWIALGVGAGVVSAVALPLMLTEVIPVQDGVNSILNCVVLGLIGTLIGVNVGERKRYLTAIIDRSRQLLVERDQQAQLAAAAERARIAREMHDIVSHSLTVIVALSEGAVATPDRDQARAASTSAAETARGALAEMRSMLGVLRDPDSPLPLAPMEPTPPRDTVSAAQRAGYPVSFTVSGDAEVSPAVAHAVGRIVQEGVTNAMRHAPAATTIAVRLAYETDTVTIEIVNDGVTGTADTGGFGIQGLIERAAHVNGRVRSEPDDGGRWVLRAELPATAASPSTPHPPMEELP; encoded by the coding sequence GTGAGCAGAACGCGCAGCCGCAGCGACTCGATCCGCGAGGACGAGGAGCTGCGGCTTCCGCGTGCACCGGGCGTGCTCCGCCGGTTCTGGGCTCGCCATCCGGTCGTCGTAGACGTGCTGATCACGGCGATCTGCCTGCTGCTCTCGCTGGGAGCCGCAGCGCGCATCGACCCCCAAGTCCCCGAGCCGTGGGCGCTGGTGTTCGCCGTGCTCGCTCCGGTGACGGTGACCGTCGCCTGCGCGACGCTTCTGTGGCGACGACGCGCACCGCTCGTGGGCTTCATCGCCGCCTTCTCCCTCGAATTGCTCTTCCTGCTCGGCATGGCTCCCGGCGGCAGTCCGCTCGTCATCGTGTCCTGCTACGCACTTGCGGTCTACGGTTCCTCACGGACCGCCTGGATCGCCCTCGGGGTCGGAGCGGGCGTCGTGAGCGCCGTCGCGCTGCCGCTCATGCTCACCGAGGTGATCCCGGTGCAGGACGGCGTCAACAGCATCCTCAACTGCGTCGTGCTGGGGCTGATCGGCACTCTCATCGGCGTCAATGTCGGCGAGCGCAAGCGCTACCTCACGGCCATCATCGACCGCTCCCGGCAGCTGCTGGTCGAACGCGATCAGCAGGCGCAACTGGCTGCCGCGGCGGAGCGCGCTCGTATCGCCCGCGAGATGCACGACATCGTCTCGCACTCGCTCACCGTGATCGTCGCGCTCTCGGAGGGAGCCGTCGCCACCCCCGATCGCGATCAGGCACGTGCCGCATCGACGTCGGCCGCGGAGACGGCTCGCGGCGCGTTGGCGGAGATGCGATCGATGCTGGGGGTTCTCCGCGACCCCGATTCTCCGCTGCCCCTGGCCCCGATGGAGCCCACCCCTCCCCGCGACACAGTGTCCGCCGCCCAGCGCGCCGGCTACCCGGTGAGCTTCACTGTCAGCGGCGACGCGGAGGTCTCCCCCGCCGTCGCCCATGCCGTGGGGCGCATCGTCCAGGAGGGTGTGACGAACGCCATGCGCCATGCTCCCGCGGCGACCACCATCGCGGTGCGCCTGGCCTACGAGACCGACACCGTCACCATCGAGATCGTCAACGACGGCGTCACCGGTACAGCCGATACGGGCGGCTTCGGCATCCAGGGTCTGATCGAGCGCGCCGCCCATGTCAACGGGCGCGTGCGGTCCGAACCCGATGACGGCGGACGCTGGGTGCTTCGCGCCGAGCTCCCCGCGACGGCGGCGTCACCCTCGACCCCGCATCCACCGATGGAGGAACTTCCGTGA
- a CDS encoding response regulator transcription factor — translation MTDTIRILLVDDQELIRVGFRMVLEAESDIEVVGEAADGNAAITQTARLTPDLVLMDIRMPGMDGIAATEAIVRDHPQTRVLVLTTFDLDEYAFGAIRAGASGFLLKDAQRHEMISAVRAVHRGDAALAPRITRMLMEHVTPGLGTGEARPHPDPADSSRLAELTDREREVFLAIGRGLTNAEIAQTLYVGESTVKTHVGRILAKLEARDRIHAVILAHRLGLVGSTTDDDPPRPRDARHA, via the coding sequence GTGACCGACACGATCCGAATACTGCTGGTCGACGATCAGGAATTGATCCGCGTCGGCTTCCGCATGGTCCTGGAGGCGGAGTCCGACATCGAGGTGGTGGGCGAAGCGGCGGACGGCAATGCTGCGATCACCCAGACCGCCCGCCTCACACCCGACCTGGTGCTCATGGACATCCGGATGCCGGGGATGGACGGCATCGCCGCCACGGAGGCGATCGTGCGGGATCACCCGCAGACCCGAGTCCTCGTGCTGACGACCTTCGATCTGGATGAGTACGCCTTCGGCGCCATCCGTGCGGGTGCGAGCGGATTCCTGTTGAAGGATGCGCAACGGCACGAGATGATCTCCGCCGTGCGGGCGGTGCACCGAGGAGATGCAGCCCTCGCGCCCCGCATCACCCGGATGCTGATGGAGCACGTGACCCCGGGGCTGGGCACTGGCGAAGCCCGCCCCCATCCGGATCCCGCCGACAGCTCACGCCTGGCGGAGCTCACCGACCGCGAACGCGAGGTCTTCCTCGCCATCGGGCGCGGGCTGACCAACGCGGAGATCGCGCAGACCCTTTACGTCGGCGAATCCACGGTGAAGACCCACGTCGGGCGCATCCTGGCCAAGCTCGAGGCTCGCGATCGCATTCACGCGGTGATCCTGGCGCACCGGCTCGGGCTCGTCGGGAGCACGACGGACGACGACCCGCCGCGCCCGCGCGACGCACGTCACGCCTGA
- a CDS encoding aldo/keto reductase: MTRIGNSDLDVFPLALGGNVFGWTADRDGSFAVLDAFVAGGGDFVDTADSYSSWAPGNAGGESETIIGEWLASRKPAGVVIATKVSQHPDFPGLSAANVRRAAEASLSRLGIDTIDLYYAHFDDESVPLEETVTAFGQLVDDGLVRHVAVSNYSAERIHEWFDIAKRTGAALPVAVQPHYNLVHRNDVEQTIVPVAEEFGLSLVPYYSLASGFLTGKYRSTDAAGRTSPRAQGAAKYATDAGLRVIDALAEIGDAHRESVASTALAWLRAQPAVAAPIASARTVEQLPDLLAGARLDLSAEEIQRLNRVSEWSPAQA; this comes from the coding sequence ATGACACGCATCGGAAACAGTGATCTCGACGTCTTCCCGCTCGCGCTCGGCGGCAATGTGTTCGGCTGGACCGCCGACCGCGACGGCTCCTTCGCCGTTCTCGACGCCTTCGTGGCAGGAGGAGGCGATTTCGTCGACACGGCTGATTCGTACAGCTCCTGGGCGCCCGGCAATGCGGGCGGCGAGAGCGAGACGATCATCGGTGAATGGCTCGCGTCCCGGAAGCCGGCGGGCGTCGTCATCGCGACGAAGGTGAGTCAGCACCCGGACTTCCCGGGTCTTTCCGCCGCGAACGTCCGCCGGGCCGCTGAAGCGTCGCTCTCGCGCCTGGGTATCGACACGATCGACCTGTACTACGCGCATTTCGACGACGAGAGCGTGCCGCTGGAGGAGACCGTCACCGCGTTCGGTCAGCTCGTGGATGACGGCCTCGTCCGACACGTCGCCGTGTCGAACTATTCGGCCGAGCGGATCCATGAGTGGTTCGATATCGCGAAGCGCACCGGCGCGGCCCTTCCGGTCGCCGTACAACCCCACTACAACCTCGTGCACCGCAACGACGTCGAGCAGACGATCGTCCCGGTGGCGGAGGAGTTCGGGCTGAGCCTCGTTCCCTATTACTCGCTCGCGAGCGGATTCCTGACGGGCAAGTATCGATCGACGGATGCCGCGGGCCGGACGTCGCCGCGGGCGCAGGGCGCGGCGAAATACGCCACGGACGCAGGACTTCGCGTCATCGATGCCCTGGCGGAGATCGGGGACGCGCACCGGGAGTCGGTCGCTTCGACGGCGCTGGCATGGTTGCGGGCCCAGCCCGCCGTCGCCGCGCCGATCGCGAGCGCGCGTACCGTCGAGCAGCTCCCGGATCTTCTCGCGGGTGCCCGCCTCGACCTCTCGGCCGAGGAGATCCAGCGGCTCAACCGTGTCTCGGAGTGGTCGCCCGCTCAGGCGTGA
- a CDS encoding ATP-dependent DNA ligase → MGRFIYDGNVKTEIEDRALTHIQLVVTSKLRRGEPFGFTWREDASIGGGRTTVWLHPGSSLVFKYAGSRQPSINRHWIDALAYTANAPTGLYLVPEPPDPMSTEQKGPLPPV, encoded by the coding sequence ATGGGTAGATTCATCTACGACGGCAACGTGAAGACCGAGATCGAGGATCGTGCGCTCACGCACATCCAACTGGTGGTGACGTCGAAGCTGAGGCGCGGCGAGCCCTTCGGATTCACCTGGAGAGAAGACGCGAGCATCGGCGGCGGGCGAACCACCGTGTGGTTGCACCCTGGCAGCTCGCTCGTCTTCAAGTACGCCGGCAGCCGGCAGCCGTCCATCAACCGGCACTGGATCGACGCCCTCGCGTACACAGCGAACGCACCGACCGGGCTCTATCTCGTGCCCGAGCCGCCCGACCCCATGTCGACTGAGCAAAAGGGACCGCTCCCGCCGGTCTGA
- a CDS encoding thioredoxin domain-containing protein has product MSSDETPNVPTPRNSREVVREKAQKVHAQQSRARLMRRIIIGAVALVAIGAIGTAVTLAVSAQVSKPEMTPTGMEADGVVVNDIAAIASAEEGLATPAPESTEAGETAAPTAEPTPEPTAAERVEIHVYVDYLSPDAGEFERANASQLARWISTDAVAVSYHPVALLTASSNGTKYSLRAAAAAACVATHSPAQFYAFNHDLLQDQPEVGTDGFSDEDLADLAGAVGADNAKDVRTCIEGGDFVTWAKDATTRALEGPLAGSEDLVLKAAPMIIANGEAYVGALDDPDEFANFMLTVDNDASQEATPSPTPTPTETPAP; this is encoded by the coding sequence ATGTCGAGCGACGAAACGCCGAACGTCCCCACGCCTCGCAATTCCCGCGAGGTCGTACGGGAGAAGGCCCAGAAGGTGCACGCGCAGCAGTCGAGGGCGCGTCTCATGAGACGGATCATCATCGGCGCGGTCGCGCTCGTCGCGATCGGAGCGATCGGCACGGCCGTGACTCTCGCGGTGTCCGCGCAGGTGTCCAAGCCCGAGATGACCCCGACGGGGATGGAAGCGGATGGTGTCGTCGTCAACGACATCGCCGCAATCGCGTCCGCGGAGGAGGGCCTCGCCACGCCCGCGCCCGAGTCGACCGAAGCCGGCGAGACGGCCGCTCCGACGGCCGAACCCACTCCGGAGCCGACGGCAGCCGAGCGGGTGGAGATCCACGTCTACGTGGACTACCTGTCGCCCGACGCGGGCGAATTCGAGCGGGCCAACGCGTCGCAGCTCGCCCGGTGGATCTCGACGGATGCGGTGGCGGTCAGCTACCACCCCGTAGCGCTTCTCACCGCCAGCTCGAACGGCACCAAGTACTCGTTGCGGGCAGCGGCCGCTGCCGCGTGTGTGGCGACGCACTCTCCTGCACAGTTCTATGCGTTCAACCACGATCTGCTTCAGGATCAGCCAGAGGTGGGAACCGACGGATTCTCGGACGAGGACCTCGCCGATCTCGCCGGTGCCGTCGGCGCAGACAACGCCAAAGATGTGCGCACGTGCATCGAAGGCGGCGACTTCGTGACCTGGGCGAAGGATGCGACGACGCGTGCGCTCGAAGGTCCGCTCGCCGGCTCCGAAGACCTCGTTCTGAAGGCCGCGCCGATGATCATCGCGAACGGCGAAGCTTACGTGGGTGCGCTGGACGATCCCGACGAGTTCGCGAACTTCATGCTGACGGTCGACAACGATGCTTCCCAGGAAGCGACGCCGTCGCCCACCCCGACTCCGACGGAGACACCCGCCCCGTAG
- a CDS encoding ABC transporter ATP-binding protein, whose amino-acid sequence MATVTFDDATRLYPGGTRPAVDKLSLEVGDGEFLVLVGPSGCGKSTSLRMLAGLEEVNAGRILIGDRDVTDVPPKDRDIAMVFQNYALYPHMTVAENMGFALKIAGVNKEERATRVLEAAKLLDLEDYLTRKPKALSGGQRQRVAMGRAIVRQPQVFLMDEPLSNLDAKLRVQTRTQIASLQRRLGVTTVYVTHDQTEALTMGDRIAVLKDGLLQQVGTPRDLYEKPNNVFVAGFIGSPAMNLFSADLAEGGIRFGSEVVPLDRDTVGRANGSQVTVGVRPEDIVVGPADGKGLSVTVDLVEELGADGYLYGHTDINGKRADLVARVDGRSHPNAGETVTLAASAGHVHAFDIESGERLNDKPIVSGV is encoded by the coding sequence ATGGCTACTGTCACCTTCGATGACGCCACACGCCTGTACCCCGGCGGAACCCGTCCGGCCGTCGACAAGCTGAGCCTCGAGGTCGGAGACGGCGAGTTCCTCGTCCTCGTCGGTCCTTCCGGTTGCGGTAAGTCCACGTCCCTCCGCATGCTCGCCGGTCTCGAAGAGGTCAACGCCGGTCGCATCCTCATCGGCGACCGTGACGTCACCGACGTTCCGCCGAAGGACCGCGACATCGCGATGGTCTTCCAGAACTACGCGCTGTACCCGCACATGACCGTCGCAGAGAACATGGGCTTCGCCCTCAAGATCGCCGGTGTCAACAAGGAAGAGCGCGCCACCCGCGTGCTCGAGGCCGCCAAGCTCCTCGACCTCGAGGACTACCTGACCCGCAAGCCGAAGGCCCTTTCGGGTGGTCAGCGTCAGCGTGTCGCCATGGGCCGTGCGATCGTCCGCCAGCCGCAGGTGTTCCTCATGGACGAGCCGCTGTCGAACCTCGACGCGAAGCTGCGCGTCCAGACGCGTACGCAGATCGCCTCGCTGCAGCGTCGCCTCGGAGTCACCACGGTCTACGTCACGCACGACCAGACCGAGGCCCTCACGATGGGTGACCGCATCGCGGTGCTCAAGGACGGTCTGCTCCAGCAGGTCGGAACCCCGCGCGACCTGTACGAGAAGCCGAACAACGTGTTCGTCGCCGGCTTCATCGGCTCCCCCGCGATGAACCTGTTCTCGGCGGACCTCGCCGAGGGCGGCATCCGCTTCGGCAGCGAGGTCGTCCCGCTCGACCGCGACACCGTGGGCCGCGCGAACGGTTCGCAGGTCACGGTCGGCGTCCGCCCGGAGGACATCGTCGTCGGTCCCGCCGACGGCAAGGGTCTCTCGGTCACGGTCGACCTCGTAGAGGAGCTCGGTGCTGACGGGTACCTCTACGGCCACACCGACATCAACGGCAAGCGTGCCGACCTGGTCGCGCGTGTCGACGGTCGCAGCCACCCGAACGCCGGCGAGACCGTGACGCTTGCGGCATCCGCTGGTCACGTCCACGCGTTCGACATCGAGTCCGGCGAGCGTCTGAACGACAAGCCGATCGTCTCCGGCGTCTGA
- a CDS encoding DUF4032 domain-containing protein: MPDSLRITASTVDPGLLSLPWSTTLAKWPSEHIVSLPKGLSRHLVRFADLSGRVIAVKETTAEMAQREYDMLGNLARLDVPCVDRVAVIAGRTDAAGDPLPAALVTSHLRFSMPYRALFTRVLRPDTANRLVDALALLLVRLHNVGFYWGDVSLSNTLFRRDAGAFAAYLVDAETGELHEEGLTDGQRAYDLDLARTNIAGEIMDLAAGGRLEHGVDAVAIADGIVSSYRSLWAELTAQESFSTAETWRITERVERLNALGFDIDEMSMSTTADGTQVEIQPKVVDAGHHQRRLIRLTGLDVEENQARRLLNDLDEFRARSTKQWADEEMYAHEWLTRVFEPVVRAIPYELRAKLEPAEVFHQVLEHRWYLSQAQGRSVPLAEVLTSYINEVLRHRRDEATIMGPPTETMSLPVITGSLSLTDDAVDWRDLV, encoded by the coding sequence ATGCCGGATTCACTGCGGATCACCGCCAGCACCGTCGACCCCGGGTTGCTGTCGTTGCCATGGTCCACGACGCTGGCGAAATGGCCGTCCGAGCACATCGTCTCGCTGCCGAAGGGACTCTCCCGTCACCTCGTGCGCTTCGCCGACCTGTCGGGGCGGGTCATCGCCGTGAAGGAGACCACCGCGGAGATGGCCCAGCGCGAGTACGACATGCTCGGCAACCTCGCACGCCTCGACGTTCCGTGCGTCGATCGGGTGGCCGTCATCGCGGGACGAACGGATGCTGCGGGCGACCCGCTCCCGGCTGCCCTGGTGACCTCGCACCTGCGTTTCTCGATGCCGTATCGTGCGCTGTTCACCCGGGTGCTGCGCCCCGACACGGCGAATCGCCTCGTGGACGCGCTCGCGCTGCTGCTGGTGCGCCTGCACAACGTCGGCTTCTACTGGGGCGACGTGTCACTGTCGAACACGCTGTTCCGGCGTGACGCGGGCGCGTTCGCCGCCTACCTGGTGGATGCCGAGACCGGCGAGCTGCACGAGGAGGGGCTGACCGACGGCCAGCGTGCCTACGACCTCGACCTGGCGCGCACGAACATCGCCGGCGAGATCATGGACCTCGCTGCGGGCGGTCGCCTGGAGCACGGCGTGGATGCCGTCGCGATCGCCGACGGGATCGTGTCGTCGTACCGGTCGCTCTGGGCCGAGCTGACAGCGCAGGAGTCGTTCTCGACAGCGGAGACGTGGCGTATCACCGAGCGAGTGGAGCGCCTCAACGCCCTCGGTTTCGACATCGACGAGATGTCGATGTCGACCACGGCCGACGGCACCCAGGTCGAGATCCAGCCCAAGGTCGTCGATGCCGGACATCATCAACGCCGACTGATCCGCCTGACGGGTCTCGATGTCGAAGAGAATCAGGCGCGACGACTGCTCAACGATCTCGACGAGTTCCGCGCCCGCTCGACCAAGCAGTGGGCTGATGAGGAGATGTACGCGCACGAGTGGCTCACCCGGGTGTTCGAGCCGGTCGTGCGAGCGATCCCGTATGAGCTGCGGGCGAAACTCGAGCCCGCCGAGGTCTTCCACCAGGTGCTCGAGCACCGCTGGTACCTCTCCCAGGCGCAGGGCCGCTCGGTACCCCTCGCAGAGGTGCTCACCAGCTACATCAACGAGGTCCTTCGCCACCGTCGCGACGAGGCCACCATCATGGGACCTCCCACCGAGACCATGAGCCTGCCCGTGATCACCGGTTCGCTGTCGCTCACCGACGATGCCGTCGACTGGCGGGACCTGGTCTGA
- a CDS encoding NAD(P)-dependent oxidoreductase encodes MARIVVLGGTGYAGRHIVAEAVSRGHAVVAVSRSEATDPVAGAAHVQGSVLDLDSIATSFEGADAVVSALAPRGDMEDKVLGALRAIADRLTGTETRLGVVGGAGGSLVAPGGPRLFDLDFPEEYKAEAQVGIDSLALLEATDAGLDWFFVHPAEVFGPWAEGERTGHYRDGGDVLVKDADGKSYISGADFAVAVVDEIEQGNHHRERFTVGY; translated from the coding sequence ATGGCTCGTATCGTCGTTCTCGGAGGCACCGGTTACGCCGGTCGACACATCGTCGCCGAGGCGGTGAGTCGAGGGCACGCCGTGGTCGCGGTCTCCCGTTCCGAAGCCACCGACCCCGTGGCCGGGGCCGCGCACGTGCAGGGGTCGGTGCTCGACCTCGACTCGATCGCGACGTCCTTCGAGGGTGCCGATGCAGTCGTCTCGGCGCTCGCGCCCCGCGGCGACATGGAGGACAAGGTGTTGGGTGCGCTGCGCGCCATCGCCGACCGCCTCACGGGGACCGAGACGCGCCTGGGTGTCGTCGGGGGAGCGGGCGGAAGTCTCGTGGCTCCCGGCGGCCCGCGTCTGTTCGATCTCGATTTCCCGGAGGAGTACAAGGCCGAGGCGCAGGTCGGCATCGATTCGCTCGCGCTCCTTGAGGCGACGGATGCCGGCCTCGACTGGTTCTTCGTGCACCCGGCCGAGGTGTTCGGGCCCTGGGCCGAGGGCGAGCGGACCGGTCACTACCGTGACGGTGGCGACGTGCTGGTGAAGGACGCCGACGGGAAGTCGTACATCTCCGGTGCGGATTTCGCGGTCGCCGTGGTCGACGAGATCGAGCAGGGCAACCACCACCGCGAGCGGTTCACCGTCGGCTACTGA
- the rlmB gene encoding 23S rRNA (guanosine(2251)-2'-O)-methyltransferase RlmB, with translation MVKPGRPGASNSKKKGPTKGTGGLGRKALEGRGPTPKAEDRAWHPAGKRKAAAERYAASGGKGKPGQRSGGSPNRSARAKDNTTEVEIVTGRNSVLEALRAKIPATAFHVAQRVEMDDRVKEMLSIATHRGIPVMEVTRQELDRMAGFDGVHQGVAIKVPPYEYAHPQDLLEQVIDRGEVPLFVALDGITDPRNLGAIIRSAAAFGGHGIIVPQRRSAGVNSAVWKTSAGAVARTPVALATNLTTQLKEFKKQGVFVLGLDGGGDVLLPDLELADRPVVIVVGSEGKGLSRLVTETCDQIVSIPISAATESLNAGIATSVALYQVATTRGAKKS, from the coding sequence ATGGTTAAGCCAGGGCGCCCCGGCGCGAGCAACAGCAAGAAGAAGGGCCCGACCAAGGGCACCGGCGGCCTCGGGCGCAAAGCGCTCGAGGGTCGCGGTCCGACGCCCAAGGCCGAAGACCGTGCATGGCACCCCGCAGGTAAGCGCAAGGCTGCGGCCGAGCGCTATGCGGCCTCCGGAGGCAAGGGGAAGCCGGGCCAGCGCTCCGGCGGCAGCCCGAACCGTTCGGCGCGGGCGAAGGACAACACGACCGAGGTCGAGATCGTCACCGGCCGCAACTCGGTGCTCGAGGCGCTTCGCGCCAAGATCCCGGCGACCGCGTTTCACGTGGCTCAGCGGGTGGAGATGGACGATCGGGTCAAGGAGATGCTCTCGATCGCCACGCACCGCGGGATCCCCGTGATGGAGGTGACTCGCCAGGAGCTCGACCGGATGGCCGGGTTCGACGGCGTGCACCAGGGCGTCGCCATCAAGGTGCCGCCGTACGAGTACGCGCACCCGCAGGATCTCCTCGAACAGGTGATCGACCGTGGCGAGGTGCCGTTGTTCGTCGCGCTCGACGGCATCACCGATCCGCGCAACCTCGGTGCGATCATCCGCTCCGCTGCGGCTTTCGGCGGCCACGGGATCATCGTGCCGCAGCGCCGGTCGGCCGGAGTCAACTCCGCCGTGTGGAAGACGAGTGCCGGGGCGGTCGCTCGCACGCCCGTCGCGCTCGCCACGAACCTCACCACCCAGCTCAAGGAATTCAAGAAGCAGGGTGTGTTCGTGCTCGGCCTCGACGGCGGCGGCGACGTGCTGCTCCCCGACCTCGAGCTCGCCGACCGCCCGGTCGTTATCGTGGTCGGATCCGAGGGCAAAGGTCTGTCTCGCCTCGTCACCGAGACGTGCGACCAGATCGTGTCCATCCCGATCTCGGCGGCGACCGAGTCGCTGAACGCCGGTATCGCGACGTCCGTCGCTCTGTACCAGGTCGCGACCACCCGCGGCGCGAAGAAGTCCTGA
- the cysS gene encoding cysteine--tRNA ligase, whose protein sequence is MTVRLYDTRAQQLRDFVPLDPENITMYVCGPTVQSGPHIGHVRAALSFDLLRRWLAYRYGRVTFVRNVTDIDDKVIANATDAEPWWALAYRMEQEFTGAYSAIGILPPTYEPRATASVPQMQELIALLMERGHAYSATDDSGDVYFDVRSWPTYGSLTRQSVDAMEAAEDADPRGKRNPQDFALWKGAKVDEPADATWASPWGSGRPGWHIECSAMSRRYLGPEFDIHGGGLDLRFPHHENELAQSTAAGDGFARYWVHNGLVTVNGQKMSKSLGNFTPAADVLGERDPLVVRYALAAAHYRSSLDLTESSWAEAETALGRIRTFLERGARLVEPGWGHAEEGLPDAFVEAMDDDLALPRALAEIHNSIRSGNALLDAGKHVEAKQDVMDVIQMTHILGINPQASEWAADTDTASASALDNLVQTMITQRAQARADKDWAAADRIRDAIAAAGITLEDTPAGTHWSIDG, encoded by the coding sequence GTGACAGTCCGCCTCTACGACACCCGCGCGCAACAGCTGCGCGACTTCGTGCCTCTCGACCCCGAGAACATCACGATGTACGTGTGCGGACCCACGGTGCAGTCCGGCCCGCATATCGGACACGTCCGCGCCGCCCTGAGCTTCGACCTGCTGCGCCGGTGGCTCGCGTACCGCTACGGTCGCGTCACTTTCGTGCGCAACGTCACCGACATCGATGACAAGGTGATCGCCAACGCCACGGACGCCGAGCCCTGGTGGGCGCTCGCCTACCGTATGGAGCAGGAGTTCACGGGCGCGTACTCGGCGATTGGCATCCTGCCGCCGACGTATGAGCCGCGAGCGACCGCGTCCGTTCCGCAGATGCAGGAGCTCATCGCGCTCCTCATGGAGCGGGGGCATGCGTACTCGGCGACCGACGACTCGGGCGATGTGTACTTCGACGTGCGATCGTGGCCGACGTACGGCTCGCTGACGCGCCAGTCGGTCGACGCGATGGAAGCTGCAGAGGATGCCGACCCGCGAGGCAAGCGCAATCCTCAGGACTTCGCTCTCTGGAAGGGTGCGAAGGTCGACGAGCCGGCCGATGCGACGTGGGCCTCTCCCTGGGGCTCCGGTCGTCCCGGATGGCACATCGAGTGCTCTGCCATGTCGAGGCGCTACCTGGGGCCCGAGTTCGACATCCACGGCGGCGGTCTCGATCTGCGCTTCCCGCACCACGAGAACGAACTCGCACAGTCGACGGCCGCCGGCGACGGCTTCGCACGCTACTGGGTGCACAACGGTCTCGTGACGGTGAACGGCCAGAAGATGTCGAAGTCGCTGGGCAACTTCACCCCGGCCGCCGATGTCCTCGGCGAACGAGACCCGCTGGTGGTCCGCTATGCGTTGGCGGCGGCGCACTATCGATCGAGCCTCGATCTCACCGAGTCTTCGTGGGCGGAGGCCGAAACCGCGCTCGGCCGCATCCGTACGTTCCTCGAGCGCGGTGCGAGGCTCGTGGAGCCGGGGTGGGGGCACGCCGAGGAGGGCCTCCCGGACGCATTCGTCGAGGCGATGGACGATGACCTCGCCCTCCCGCGCGCACTCGCGGAGATTCACAACAGCATCCGCTCCGGCAACGCTCTCCTCGATGCGGGGAAGCACGTCGAAGCGAAACAGGACGTGATGGACGTCATCCAGATGACCCACATCCTGGGTATCAATCCGCAGGCGTCCGAGTGGGCTGCCGACACGGACACCGCGTCGGCGTCTGCCCTGGACAATCTCGTCCAGACGATGATCACCCAGCGCGCCCAGGCGCGTGCAGACAAGGACTGGGCGGCCGCGGATCGCATCCGCGATGCGATCGCCGCCGCAGGAATCACGCTGGAGGACACTCCGGCCGGAACTCATTGGAGTATTGATGGTTAA